Proteins encoded together in one Microplitis mediator isolate UGA2020A chromosome 7, iyMicMedi2.1, whole genome shotgun sequence window:
- the LOC130671456 gene encoding uncharacterized protein LOC130671456 isoform X1, which yields MTWSRPQGDLKIWDTFETTNSAGKKLRFIIQEIPENRYEEALDHLCTNFLRYENMRMSLNVVNDPDSVAYNRGFWKAALNQRISIGAFEVNDNNRVPTLAGLNVLRVIDKDSNKIKMPITSNMIATQKMINFVLNAAAEVDPCNRYGVDYFLTGTGLDINPHYSRLGLGTRLLLTREKVGRAYNIPVTSTMFSSLLAQKTAEKAGFVDILERGWDEVTDDHGELLFPGLKGLRWKIMEKKLL from the exons ATGACTTGGTCGCGTCCTCAAGGTGATCTAAAAATTTGGGATACTTTTGAAACCACTAATTCAGCGGGAAAAAAGCTTCGGTTTATTATACAAGAAATACCAGAAAATCGATACGAAGAAGCTTTAGATCATTTATGTACCAATTTTCTGAGGTACGAAAATATGCGAATGAGTCTAA ATGTAGTAAATGATCCAGATTCAGTAGCTTATAATCGTGGATTTTGGAAAGCAGCTCTCAATCAGAGGATTTCAATTGGTGCATTTGaagttaatgataataatcgaGTACCTACACTTGCAGGATTAAATGTACTGAGAGTCATCGATAAAgattctaataaaataaagatgcCTATTACT AGCAACATGATAGCAAcccaaaaaatgattaattttgtCCTAAACGCTGCCGCGGAAGTCGATCCTTGTAATAGATATGGAGTCGACTATTTTTTAACCGGCACTGGGTTGGACATAAATCCTCATTACAGCCGTCTAGGATTAGGTACTCGGCTTTTATTGACcag AGAAAAAGTTGGTAGGGCGTACAATATACCAGTAACTTCGACAATGTTTTCTTCATTGTTGGCACAAAAAACCGCTGAAAAAGCGGGATTTGTTGATATTTTAGAACGAGGGTGGGACGAAGTTACTGACGACCACGgagaattattatttcctgGACTCAAAGGCCTTCGTTGGaaaataatggaaaaaaaactattgtaa